The DNA sequence AGGTAATACATTTTTATTAGAGAGCTTAAATTTTTGTGATAAAAACTGATAATCTTTAACAAGTTTGGAATAATAACCATCTTGAATTGGTTTTTCTAACAAACCCGATTGCCCAAACAACAAAGCTTCCAATATTCTGCTATTGGATTGTGTTTTCCTCACTACAGAAAAATCAAAAGAGCATGCCATACTTAAAAAAGCATCACCATTAACTTTTAATCCAAAATTTTTGGAGAGCATTTTAAACAGTACTGCCTCCCAATCATTTTTAGAGTCTTTTAATAATTGCTCAATATTTTGCGATTTTCGTTCAAGTCTTTCAAAATATAAACGTTCTAACCAATTTTGAACTTTAAAATCATCAACAGACATAAAATCCTCTTCACAATTAATCCATTTCTGAGATTTTGAAAATAGTTTTTCATAATTATTCAATGCCTTTGTAGACATAAAATGTTTTAATTCAAGCACAGGTATGACAGAATTATCTTTTCTATAAATATCAATGTCATGTTCCCAAACCACATGCAAAATCACATTATCATAATTAGCATCTTTTTCGTGATTATGCAAAAACCAATCACTTGATTTTATGTGAATTTCTACATTACCTGCCCAAAGTTGTTTTCCTATTTTAAGTTGCGCATTAAAAAAATCAGGGCCACTGTTTAAATTATGTTCTCCAACAGATACCACAGAAATAGCTTCTCCTGTAGTTGTTTTAATTTTCGAAACATCTATTTTTTTATATTTCCAAACATAATGTAGAAAATCCTCTTGCATCAATCTAAGATAAAAAAAGTATTACAAATCAAAATATAATTTTAGCAATAAAAAAACAGGCTTAGTTTTAAATGAACATAAAATCGACTAACTTTGAAGCAACATGACATGCAATAAAACTCAAATTAAAACCTCTATGAGTAAGCACACACAAGTTTTTACCATCAAAATTATTCTATTTGCAACATTAATTTTATCTTACAATTGTAAGAAAATTAAGCCCACTAAAAAAACACATTTAACCCCTATTAAACTTGAGTTACCTAACCAACCAAATATACTATGGTTAGTTACAGAAGACATGGGCCCGTACTTGCCTCCTTTTGGAGATATGACTGTGCAAACTCCTAATTTAAGCCGATTGGCTTCTCAAGGCGTTGTCTATCCTAATTTATATTCTACCGCTGGTGTTTGTGCTCCAAGTAGAGCTACAATTGCCACAGGCCTATATCCTTCTGGATTTGGAGCCAACCACATGCGAACCACCTCATATACTGATGTTACAGGTTTGCCTGCCTATGAAGCTGTTCCTAATCCTGAAGTTAAAATGATGAGTGAGCTACTTCGCATGAACGGCTATTATTGCAGCAACAACTCCAAAGAAGATTATCAATTTAAAGCCCCCGTCACTGCTTGGGACGAAAGCGGTTCCTATGCTCATTGGAGAAATAGGAATAAAAATCAACCTTTTTTTTCTGTCTTTAATTTTAACGTAACACATGAATCTGGTCTATTTGAACCTTACGGCTTCAAAAAAAGTGAATTTAGACATTATCATTCAGGAGATACAACGTACACCGTGCAATCTGGCATCATAAAAGAAAATGAAACACAAAACCATCTTTCTAAAAATACTAAATTTAATATTCCTCCCTACTTACAAAATACAGAAACAGTTCGCAGAGATTTATGGAAAATGTACAACAATATAGCTGAAATGGACAAGCAAGTTGGTGCTATACTTGATCAATTAGAAGAAGATGGTCTCCTTGAAAGCACAATTATCTTTTTTTATGCAGATCATGGAGGTCCATTACCAAGACAGAAGCGCCTAATATATGATTCTGGATTAAATTCTCCAATGATTATTAGATTTCCTAATAAACAGTTAGCAGGCACTGAAGACAATCAATTAATAAGTTTTGTAGATTTTGCACCTACCACTCTTTCGTTAACTGGAACACAACCTAAAGACTACATGCAAGGGCAAGCCTTTTTGGGCAAAAACAAATCACAAACAAAACGACAATTTATACATGCCGCAGCAGATCGATTTGATGGTTTTACAGATGCGATTCGAGCCGTGAGAGATAAACAATTCAAATACATTAGAAATTACAGACCTAACCAGCCTTATTATTTACCTGTTACATTTAGAGAACGTATTCCAACCATGCAAGAATTGTTAAAATTACGGGATGAAAATAAACTAAATGACATTCAATCACTTTGGTTTAGAAAAACAAAAAGTAATGAAGAACTATATGATTGTAAAAACGATCCGTACGAACTAAATAACCTTATAAACAATAAAGCTTACTCTGAAAAACTACAAGAATTACGTGATGAAATGGATCATTGGTTAAATAACATTGGAGATACTCCAAATTTGGACGAAAGAGAACTCATAGATAAGCTTTGGAAAGGTAAAAA is a window from the Pseudalgibacter alginicilyticus genome containing:
- a CDS encoding sulfatase family protein, with the protein product MSKHTQVFTIKIILFATLILSYNCKKIKPTKKTHLTPIKLELPNQPNILWLVTEDMGPYLPPFGDMTVQTPNLSRLASQGVVYPNLYSTAGVCAPSRATIATGLYPSGFGANHMRTTSYTDVTGLPAYEAVPNPEVKMMSELLRMNGYYCSNNSKEDYQFKAPVTAWDESGSYAHWRNRNKNQPFFSVFNFNVTHESGLFEPYGFKKSEFRHYHSGDTTYTVQSGIIKENETQNHLSKNTKFNIPPYLQNTETVRRDLWKMYNNIAEMDKQVGAILDQLEEDGLLESTIIFFYADHGGPLPRQKRLIYDSGLNSPMIIRFPNKQLAGTEDNQLISFVDFAPTTLSLTGTQPKDYMQGQAFLGKNKSQTKRQFIHAAADRFDGFTDAIRAVRDKQFKYIRNYRPNQPYYLPVTFRERIPTMQELLKLRDENKLNDIQSLWFRKTKSNEELYDCKNDPYELNNLINNKAYSEKLQELRDEMDHWLNNIGDTPNLDERELIDKLWKGKKTKPITQQPIITAAHKTISISCNTLGSSIGYKIINDSVPSSWSIYKAPFKVFDGDKILVQAHRIGYKPSDIIEYHVSK
- a CDS encoding DUF2851 family protein translates to MQEDFLHYVWKYKKIDVSKIKTTTGEAISVVSVGEHNLNSGPDFFNAQLKIGKQLWAGNVEIHIKSSDWFLHNHEKDANYDNVILHVVWEHDIDIYRKDNSVIPVLELKHFMSTKALNNYEKLFSKSQKWINCEEDFMSVDDFKVQNWLERLYFERLERKSQNIEQLLKDSKNDWEAVLFKMLSKNFGLKVNGDAFLSMACSFDFSVVRKTQSNSRILEALLFGQSGLLEKPIQDGYYSKLVKDYQFLSQKFKLSNKNVLPIQFFRLRPPNFPTIRLSQLANFYHQNQNSFSKIMEIQSLEAFYDLFSLGTSAFWESHYTFEKVSKPSKKTITKSFVDLLLINTIIPLKFSYAKHHGKSVDDVIVDFIQQIASEKNAIVEKFNALKKTSNSALQSQGLIQLKHYYCDKNKCLKCAIGNSLLNK